In the Acanthochromis polyacanthus isolate Apoly-LR-REF ecotype Palm Island chromosome 20, KAUST_Apoly_ChrSc, whole genome shotgun sequence genome, TGTGTAAACAACTCCTTATCGAATCAGGCATCTACCTTAGGAAcacaaatgtcagattttgtaCTGGTGTTTCACTTCTGCATGCTGGTTCGCGTTTTTTGCTGTGCAGGTATTAAGCACGGATCATAGGGACGTTGCAAAGCTGCTAAAACGTGAAATTGCTTGTCAATAAGGCAGCAAAATGGAGGGAGAAGTTGAAGCAAACTTAATTGGGCAACGCTTCAGATGTGCTCGGACCAACAGGGAGCATGTGCTGGGTTTGACTGGTGTGGCAGGTTGCTCTGTGCACGTTAATTCACATTTAGCAGATGTTGTCCTGCAGCAGCCTGAACTGAGACAACACATGTGAGCTGATCCAGGTTTCAGAGCTGATGTTCACACCTGAGCTCTGAACCCGGGTCAGCTCAGACCTGCTGCTGGTTCTCAGAGAGATGCTTGGACCTGAAATGGTTCTTTAGAGGAAGTGTGTTGGCTCAGCTCTCTGTTTACACCTGTTTTATACCTTTAACTGGAGATAAAGCCTCCATGTAACATGGATGAATCCTCGtgttgttttagtgcagaaaagtCAAACATGTGACCCaagggtaaaaaaaaaccctcaaagtgtaaaaattccagagaagacattaactgcaatttgtaaattagtaaaactttaaatttaaaatcatttcaagaccatgacaagttgttctgatcttaaagtaaaatacaagattgttcattgttcttttgtgtctcattctagtaataatttttcttgtttttgctgcttttcgtcttttttgtccgacttttgttgttttgtttctcgtgtttgtcgttttgtgtttcctttttgtctagcttgtgtttttggtcttatttttgtcattttgtgtttcactttctgtgttgttttgtgtatcgtttgtgtcatttcatgggtttttttggtctggtttgtgttgtcttgcttttgtcatttttgttctcattttggtcatttgaccctttttgtctctttttgtttgttttgttttgtgtcgtttgtttcattttttgttttgtttctcatttttgttgttttgtttttcttctttgtctcgcttgtgtttttggtcttatttttgtcattttatgttttgctttatttgttcttttgtgtatcatttgtgtcattttgtgttttttgtattgcttgttttgtttaattttttttgccatttttgtgtctcatatttgtaatatattgtcttgtttttgttgtctttcgtctttttttgttttacttttgtcattttgttcataaaGTAAAAGACtaaatcattcagttccaggtaGCTGAAGCTAAATGTTTGCTCCTTTGTAGAAAcgctgtgatctgtaagttgtaatgtgtaaattaaattgaatttatttttctttagagatttcaggttgttcatgatgttttatagaaagataattccttaaatgtgagtttttttgcactaaaacaaaggaaacattaggagttATGTTTATTTGTAggttattttgctgtgattttactggtctggtccactgaAGATCAAattggactaagatgagtttgacagccTGTCTTATGGCCACTATGttaaacagcagagaaaaaacCCTAAATAACTTCTTTTCAACTTGAAGCTTTTCCTGAAATGATCCCAACAtcagaaaaagtgaaacatcGTCCTTGATTATTTAGGATGTCTGATATTATCAGCCGATATTGGCATACAAATCTAATATCATGAAACCTGACAAAATAATTCCTGGGTTTTGACGGCATATACCGGACTCATAGAGGGAGAGTGAACCGTTGTGGCATAAATATggtattttttccacaaatgaagttgaagtagttttcttatggagtttgcatgttctccctgtgcatgcgtgggttttctccgggtactccggcttcctgccacagtccaaaaacatgctgaggttaattggttactctaaattgcccgtaggtgtgaatgtgagtgtgattgtgtgtctgtatatgtagccctgtgacagactggtgacctgtccagggtgtcccctgccttcacctgagtcagctgggatagactccagcaccccccatgaccctagtgaggataaagcggtgtacagagaatggatggatcgatagttttcttattttgcacagacagtGTTAACAtttggaaagccttgttgcatttgcATCCAATGGgatgtcacaataaaatgaggcatgatgTGTTCATTCCATATTCCATATGTGATGTTACATAAAATTAGCTAAAGAGCCCACATATATTGGAActggaaattgagagttggacagtattggcaaaaaagccaatatgGGACTTCTGTgttatgtgttttaaaactgtACAGCACCAGAGTACAAAGCCTGTCTGAGGGTCAGTTAAATCAGAGTACAGtgaactaaaacacacacaatgagaAATTAAAACTATGTGTGCTACTGATTGATCCATATGTGCTCTAGTTTCtcttcaaaaaatgcatttgaagccactttctgcacatttctggccTTTTCAGGAGATATCCAAGTGCTATCGCTTGCTAAACAATACTAGTGATTTTAAACCTCTACTCTAGCAAAGAAAACAGGCGTATTAAAATGAGTTGTGTCCACTGATTAAATCCAGTGTTTCTGCCCTCTGGTGAGCAAAAACCTCAGATATTCACTCAGTGTGCGATGCAGGACAGGTTGGTTCTTCATGTGAAAGAGATGTTTGGTTGAAAATTCAGTTGAGCTGCTTTATTTTGGAGGCTCAGTGGTCATTTTTGAGTGTTCAGGATGCTGAGACAACACAAGGGTGAAGTCTAGAACTGTTCTGTTCTGAGCTTTTCCACACTGAATGTTCTTGTATCAGTGTGACCGCTGAGTTTGTGACCAAGATGTTAGCTTCACATGAGACTTTAAATGTTGTTCAAGCCAGAAATATAGTTTCTGTTTGAGTCTGACTGCAGAATGTGAGGTTTTGCTGAAGATTGAGGTGTTCTGTTGTTCTCTTTCAATACTGGCTTTTGCTAAGGCTCCTACTCTGGTTATTTCTGTCTAAGCCCTagtatttgcatttgtttattttttcgttttgttttatttgtttgtgtcttgaTTGCTGTATTTATATCTTTGGCAGCTAATGAAAATGATATGAAATGATTATAATATTAAGATTCTTATAAATGCTACAATGTTGAACTCCAGAATGTTTTATGTTACAACAGGTAGGATTATGATTTAATTAAGAGTTGGTACCAAAATGAAATCGTTTAGcttttgtattgtatttgttTAGATATGACAAAGTTATGTTTGTTAAAATTCTAAGCTCTGATTAGTCTAAATCAGGAgcatcaaactcattttagttcagcctAGTTCccatctccagtggaccggaccagtaaaatcacagcataataaccaataaataGCCACAACTCCTAatagtttctttgttttagtgcagaaaagtacattctgaaaatgtccacatttagggaattctctttttacaaaacatcttgaacaacctgaaatttatgaagaaaatcaagttcagtttcatcaacattcatcctcagtttatcatttccacattacaacttccagatcagagagtctacaaagaaacacaacatttagtcacctggaactgaatgatgaagtgttttactttatgatcaaaacgacggaagtcaaacaaaaaacaacaaaagcaagacaaatatcacaaaaggagacacaaaatggcacgaaacaaaacaaaaaacagacaaaaaggttacaaagcgacaaaaaatggacaaatgacaaaaacgagaccaaaaatgacaaagcaagagacaaaacgacaaaaaagtagactaacaacacaagcgagagaAAAGggaaacgcaaaatgacaaaaacaagaaacagaagaacaagTGGTATTaggcaaatgacaaaagtcagagaaaaacaacaaaaaacaaggcaaaacgttacaaaaatgagacgcaaagtaacaaaaaaagcaatctaatattttactttctgatcaaaacaacttgtcaagatctagaaagtgttataatttatagttttactaatacTTCTCTTACTTAATACTCTTAATACTTCTTTACTTcgctgtaatttttacactttatgaAGTGGTCCCATGGGCCGGTTtgggccgcatgttggacacccctggtctaaatgATTGTGCAACAGTCAGCTATTATCCATGCAGTTGTTTGCAGTAGTTTAGTTAATTTCTTTTGGGAATGTATAAATCATTCACTCAATAGCAAAGAACTGACAGACTGACCCTTTAAACCAGCTTCATTCCAGTCTGAGAACTCGTTCGATGTGATCACAGTGAAACAGAGACGGTAGAAGATGCAGATGGAATTATATGATCTCTTTATTGATTTATCCCAGAATGCAAATCatgcaaacatctgtaaaattatTCTGAGAAGTCTCCATATGTGAGTTAGTCTTCTGTAGCTCTGTGTGAAAGCTAAAGCGTAGTCTAATGTGGGAATATGATGGCAGGTGTGCTCTTCTTGTGGCATTTTTTCTCTCAGGTAAGAGGAGTAAAACAGTGGTTGGAAACGGCTAAGCTAATttgtttaaatgacaaaattaaatcattcacatgttcttcttcctttctttaTTTGAGTGGGACAGAGAAGAGTGGAGGCCTGAGAGGAACAAAGCTGTAGACGGAGACTACAGAATAAATCAGAGGAAATCAGTGCTCTTTATAGTCCTATTGTTGAAAATATTATGACTTGATATTTTTAATTGATCACAAATACACTCATGTTCTGTATTATGTGTCATGTAAATTAAATGTAGActtaatgtgttttattaacTCATTTCCAGCATTTTACCACGCTACATAAGACCAGAATGTACCACCAACACATTATATCTTTGCACCGAGTACATTTACGTAGATTTACTGTAGTTCAATTTGTAGCTTcacattttggtttattttctggaCAATTTTATTGGATTCTGTCAGCCAAGTTGAGCGTCCTTTTAGGatctgtcagtctgtcacaAAGCAGACTATTTCACTGTTTCCTCGTTGTCATGCACCGATATTTTTCCAATAATTCTGCAGAATATGAAATCCATCCACAGTGAGTCAGCATGTTTATGCCATGACGACTTCATGTTGTCCTGACTCTCCTACTATTCAGATTGCTCACATAAAACTGTGGTGGAAGACGAGGCACAACTGTACAAGAAATTCATGCAAGTTTGATTATTTAACGATTTCatcatgaacatttttttggaaatatataAACactaataaacataataatgtgAGAAGCATTGACCAAGATGTTTGACTTTCCAGACAAATGTATGTCTGTAAGGCAGCTTaagattattcattttaattagtGGTGGGactcaatttaaaaatgtacctAGTTAGTTAAAGATTTGTAATTAATTCATTAATAATGTTTGTCAAATatcaatatttgacacaataagcaataTTTTTCAATTCAGTtaaattttggttgacgacTGAATGAAAGAATAGAAACATACGTATCATATTTGACACGAGTTTCTGAGACTACCACCTCATCAATGTATAGATAGTgaaataaataagacaaaactaTGTTCTATTTCCAAAGTCAACATTGTTGTTACTAAAAAGTTGCCAAAAATGCCCGATGTATCAAATGTGATACAAAAAATCgctcaaaaacaaaattatagtcaaatttcttttatttgtggCTTTTGTTGAAGAGGTTTAAACATCTcaattccccccaaaaaatgaattgattaaacaacaaaaatgtgtgtttcatttctgttgatCTGCAttcttcatctgtctgctacatgcACAGATTacagttcatttgcaaaaacaggtaactccattttcagaaaactcattttttgttgtttacttgacaaaataataacaataataatttattttttctctattttgtcatgtatttttctactgagtcaaatccactcaacttaaGTTtaattgatattatctcaagtaaacaataaaaaaaagttttctgaaaattgatcaaaatggagttatctgtttttgcaaatgaactcttcatttattgCGATTATGTTCAACTTtgagcactttcagtgtcttctaaagtggcctattatgggatggctacaccgttagatggtaccaggactgtcccgttttacattgaggtgatacCGTCGGCTTAAAGTGCTGCGGTGATCAAAAAACTCTCTGTCGCACAATTTGTACACAACCAGGCTTTTTTCCAAGCTGACATCAggaggatttttaaaagaaaactttcctcccaacaaGCTCACTGtggtctcgtcttccttcaccgttcaccaaactttcttctGTGTTGATTCACTCCTGTGGATCTTCTTCATGGCTTGAAAAGACTTTAGGTTCActagcgccacctactggattggagtgtgcatcagtgttaccggtgtgccagaaattagggaactgagaaagatgCCATTAAATACAtagttttttctgtaattaatcaaaatgaatgCATTGAAGTCCCAGTCCTAAGTTTTCTGTTGCCATCATGTCTTGCACATCTGAGGTCTTGAGGTGGTGTGTTGAGATGTTGCTCTGGAGGTAGATCATTGACTGAAATCACAGATCAGGATCTTAAGTCCCCTCCCTGAACATGCCTGGATGATTTCAGATGGTTGAGACTAGTAAATGGAATACTATTGATTGCACAGATGAAGCTAATTCCCCTAGCTGAATGTGGTTCACTGGTTGAgcatgtactgtatgttttttACGTTTCTACAACTCAAAATATTTACTGCAAAGTATTGcaggttttattacattttagagTGTACAGTTCTCTTATGACAGCTCTACAGAAAGTTGTGAAATTACTGTTAATGCATAGTGCAAtcttcctgctgcttttttgcatTAAGAGTCAGTTTAAGGCTTGTTTTGGGAAAGCGCTTACAGGAGATGGAGTCACTGAGTTTTGTCACTGAGCATTACCTcttaccttcattgaaaaaaagtctCTGTCACACTTTGTCCACCTTCACTGCCTTGTTTCATTGTTGGGCCATGCACCACTTCAATAGTTGTTTCTTGTCTCTACACTGGATTTTGTCTGTTTCATCTGACCTCAAAATGTGACCAACCAGCCACGAAATCTCCGTGTGTTTCTTTTGTAAATgggaaagatgcaaaaatactgATGTACTTCTGTAAGTCTGTTTAAGGAATGAGGGTATAACTAGGATGTCAGTTCgaaatacatacatttttaacaaatgtcAAAAGAGAAAGAACTAAAACAACAAGAGATTTCTGCTTTGGCAGCAGAAACGGTTCATGACTAGTGATGCTCCAAACCAGCGATTTTCTGGTTGACTGCAGTTATTTCTAACCACAGTTGTCACAcagttcttttattagtttaagtatctatctgtctatctatatctatatgtatatctatatctatatctatatctgtATCTATCTATAGTCTCTGTGAAACATCAGGAAATTATTTGAGCTCCCATGGTGAGACAGAGCGTTATAAACAGCCTAACATTGTGAGCTACAGCAACAGGCTACATGTCCTGAATGTGTTGgaacataaagaaaaaacacgaAGTAACCAAAGAGCATCGTGTCCAGCCAGTGATAACTTATCAAAGAAACAATATGAGCTAAACGTAACGCTACCGCTCAGTCATTGTCCTGCACCAGCCCCTCACCAAAAAAGACACTTTGACCAgtcctttctgtttttactggcCCTGTCTGTCCCCTTAGCAGCCCTCTCTGTTTAGCATCTAGTATTTGAGGTGCACATGGGAGCATGCTGTATGTGTGTTATAAGTTGTCCTTTACCCTCTAAAATGATCCCACATTTTGGATCTTCTGATCAACATATGAAGTTGTTATCCAGTTACCACAGGGACTAGTTTTACCATGTAAGAGATAATGTCTGTCCATGACTGACTGAGTGTTttcacttcctgttgagtttatttttttcctgtgaccAATCGACCAGTTAAACCATGGTCAACCAAGGCTCCCTTCATCAATCTTTAACTAATGTCTGGTTGACTGTTATAGCACCACCCGGTTCATCGTCACATTAAAGCAGAATTATCACATGCTGATGAGCATTCTGAAAATACCAAATGACTGGAATAATAATGCTCGCATGTATTTCTATCTAATGACTTGGCTATTATATTAGCCTAATTTCTAGTGTAATTGTAGCTTTAAATTGTAGCTGTGTGCTTATATTTTATCATGCTGCACTAAAAGGATGTCATCATTTGACCTCATGTTAGAATGAGGATCATCGGGGGACACTTTTGTTAGCATCATCAGTGAAAACAGGCAACCTAAAGACAGCCAGATGAGGTACAACTTATTTTGTGATACAGCCCCCAGAACagtgtttgtgtccatttgttcTGATGTAGATTTTATCAgtgtcttctgtgtttttgtcctgCCAGCACCTCAGTGAGAACCTAAACTTCTCTGAtgatgtctctctctctctctctcctccacccccccacccacctCTTCCCTCTCAGAGCCCTGAGTCCGGGCGATGTTGAGCACATAAAACTGGATAAAACAATTGCAACAGTACTAGTCGGGCATCGTGCCCCTGTCAGTGTAGCTGGTCTGCCTTAGGGTGCAATGGCCACGGGAACCCAGGACCACCGTGACCACATCCTGGAGAAAGCCAAGCTTGCACCATCCACAGGGAGGCGCAGGAGAGCAGAAGGGAAGCCGAAGAAGAATTTCCCTTGCCaggagtgtcagaaagctttcAACAGTCTGGAGAAGTTGAAGGTGCACTCGTACTCACACACAGGGGAAAGACCTTACCGCTGCTCCCACCCTGACTGTACCAAGGCTTTCGTCTCCAAATACAAGCTGCTACGGTACAGACAAGCAGCAGTTCATAGCAGGCTGCAGCATGTTGCTTATCTCTTTACACTTTTTGGTAACATAGTGATGTGTAGTAATCAGAATGATGTGTTGATGAGTACTAGTGTTCAGctcttgtgtttatgtgtaaagCATGCCTACTTTAAACCTGATTGCCACAATTCTGAGTGCTCATAGAATGTATCTGTGTTCCAAGGCATATGGCAACTCACTCGCCAGAAAAAAACCACAAGTGTTCATACTGTGAGAAAATGTTCCACCGCAAGGATCACTTAAAGAATCATCTACACACTCACGACCCACACAAGGAGGCTTTCACCTGCCAGGAGTGTGGCAAGAGCTACAACACCAAGTTGGGTTTCAAACGCCACCTTGCCCTGCATGCAGCCAACAGTGGAGACCTCACCTGCCAAGTGTGCCTCCAGCCATTTCCTAGCACTGGGGTTCTGCTGGAACACCTCAAAACGCATGCTGGCAAGTCCTCTGGCGGGACCAAAGAGAAAAAGCATCGCTGTGAACATTGCGAGCGACGATTTTACACCCGGAAAGATGTGCGACGCCACATGGTTGTGCACACCGGACGCAAGGACTTCCTTTGTCAGTACTGTGCCCAGCGCTTCGGTAGGAAGGACCATCTGACACGCCATGTGAAAAAGAGCCACGCCCGAGAGCTGCTGAGAGTAAAAACTGAGCCAGCTGATTCGCTGGAGCCCATTGTCTATGACTTGGCATCTGGGAGCATCAAGGGTGAGCTCCCAGGAATGCTGACACCAAGGCCACACCAGCTCAACATGTACACAGGCCCCATCCTGGACACAGAGCCTTTCCCCACCTCCACACATCCATTTTCTTTAAAGTATCCTCTGGGCTCCAACTTTACCTCATACGCCGTCTCCTCGCAGGAGCAGAATCTAAAGGGAGACCTGGAGACCTACCTGATGGAGCTGCAGAGCAGCATGCCTTCCTCATCCTCTGCAGCCCAAGAACCCCAGCTTTCTTCCTCCAAACTTGAGTTGGTGCCTCAAGTTAGTGTGCTGGAGGAAGCCAGCGAGGAGGTGTCCCTGTCTAAAATGTCTACATCAGTGGCAGTTACTGTGGGCGACTCTCTGGCCTCATCTTCATCTCTAATGGACTTCTCACAGCTTTTCAACTTCCTGCCACTCAATGGGCCTCCATACAGTCAGGTAGGAGGCAGCGGAGGGCAGGGTATCACCTTTCCACCCAATGAAGAGCCCACAACTCTTGCCCAGCTGCCTCCCCAGGCACCCACAGGTTCAGAAGCTGCAGAGAGTCCACTTCAAGGGCTTCCCTCCTCCTTCATATCCAACCTGACCACACCCACCACATTGCCCCGTTTCCACCAAGCTTTTCAGTGACCCAGTATGTACTGCGCTTGACACACTTGCACtcaaacacactgacacacatgaGTTACAAAACCACACCAGCAGATAGACAACCAAGCCAGATTCCAGTAATACATGTTTAAAGATATTAGAACTTCTAATCATGAAATCATAACATGGGTAGACACTAACgctgtcagcagcaggaacacaCCTCCACACTACAGCTGCCCTAATCGACTTCCTGATGGCTACTGTTGGAATGTAAGCTTTTGGCAAGACAAGCTTTTTAATGACAGATTGGCAAGTCTTCACCACCACAGTTCCTCAATGATCTCATAATAGCAGGACAATGATCCTGTTTGCTCTGTTTGTGCGTACTCTTCCAAATTCATAGGTTCTACTTTTCTTAATTCCTGATTTTGTGAGAGAAAAGACTTCACAGGCAGActagaatatttatttttagttgcaGCACAGGCTGTAATCTTCAGCTATGTTTTCTAAACCCCAGTTAAACATGTTTAAGTGCAGCACAGCTCTGTACACTAATGTCACCACAAGAGCATACCGTGTGGAGAGGagtaaaaactgttttcacCAACAGTGTGGACATTACGAAGCAGTGACAGTAGTAACTGTGCCAATTTACACAAAAATTAGTCTTTTGTGCATTGGAGAATTTTCACATAAATGAATGACAGTAGTAATTTGACTGCAGTGACTTTTCTTTACCAAACCACAGGTTAAATAGGTTGACCTCAGTATGCAGATTTTCCATGTGTATGTGGTTTGTCCTGAAGCACTTTGTATTTGACATTGTTGTCTGACATCCCagctgacctttttttttcttcttttagttATAGAAAGATTTTAAAGGACCAATatctacttttttcttttaacaaacCGTTAATGCTAATTAGATTAATAATAAGTAGACTAAAAGTTGTAAAAATCATCGATTTAAGATTAAAGGTAAATTAATATAAATCGACCAATAAATCAGAGGCTCACCCAAATTATGATGGATAAGGTGCTGAGTAGGAAGCAAGGAGCAGCAGTTTCACGTCATTTTGGTAGCTGGTAGAACTTCTGGTCAAGTGAAATTTGTCTCTGTGGAGTTTCTTGGTTATCCCCACCCCAAATccaccaaacacaaacaaatatggCTGCTAACGGCTGACACATTGCTGTAGAATGTTCAGATCCCACTAACCTGATTAGTGTATGTCGTCGTATTGAGTGAGCTGACAGCAAAGGCTATCATCCCCCTTTCCCCTGTCAATAACCACTCCACCACACATGCAGCACCCTTAGTTGGAGAGCTACGATCAACCATGTATCTGGGATAACAGGCACCATGTTCTACACAGAAAACTCAAGTTAAAGTCTTAACCATGACACACAAAACCGCAGCTATTCACTCTGTATGAAGCTCATCCAGCAAACCCCAGCTATCGTAAAAGATCCTTGTTAGAGTTGCTCCTGACCGAAGCTTTTCCTAGCCAGCTGTAGTTGCTGATTCAAGCCATTACCCAACTAGCCGTCACAAATGTGTGATCATGAATTGACGGTCATGAACTAAAGATTACATAAACTTGTAGAGACCATGTATATCAGGGCAGTCTTTGGGTTTCAATGACTCTTACAACTcttaattttctgtgatggaacCACTGAAATCCATGCATCTTTGTTACAAAAAACAATTGTGCATTattgatcctcagggccagtgaccccctaattaacttattcaactgtcagggaatcactggaccagctctccatcctttGGGTCCGGTtctactgccccctgagatctagctcagagggatgctgcagaactgttaagctggtaaGCGAGGGAAATTCGCCTAGCTTTCTCACTGCCTACATCCAGACGCCTATCCCTTCTTCCTccaataattaatttaaccaagtagccacttcggtatagttaaatttaatTACCAGTCacacctgttaacggcagcttctCCTCTTATGGATCTtgcacttggtaagttgctaggtttaattcagaggttatggacatttagacaacctctaggatatgtttaaACCGAGCCAACCTGGTCCCTATGattaggtaacctttcagagCCTCTACTATTGTTATGCACGCAATAACCTGACTTTCTACCACCAgggaaaatattcataattagTGACTGTGATAGGGATAAAGTGAATTTCCAATCTGTTAActttaattgcagaaaaaatgtttattataaaATTTAGCAAGGGCGTAGCAATAGCTCTTAATCATCAGacaattaatcaaacatcactatTCTTTCAATGGCTTAACACAACTGGAACTATactttcataaaagagaagtaataatcacccagattacatcatttggagggagagcagtcacggtgtggccacacccggctgctcacctgagacccgGCAAGTGTTTGAGACCCGTCGGGGCCCAAACACTGTTTCAGTTGTTGTTGCTTCACAACAGCATTTTGGTTCCTTTGCAGATTTGTTTTGGGTCTTCTGGAATTATGACAAAATCTATTGAGTCAAAAAATGCATACAGCAGatctaatatttggttaaatgtctTTTGGCCGTTTTCACCTCAATCAGGGGGCTTTGATGGCATTTCACAACTTACTAGCTTCTGGTTGTATTTTTAACCATTTGTCTCGCCAGAATTGGTGCATGtcaactaaatttgttggcCTTCAGTTagagactctttttttttttttagtacagTTCACTGAttctccatggggtttaagtcaaGACGTTGAGGCATCTCTTAAATaactccaagtgactttcctgacttaTTCAagtcagttattttctttttcagatctgTGCTCTGCTGACTTTGCCAGTGTACTGTTTGTGGCAGAGTCTAATTAGTGCATCAA is a window encoding:
- the plag1 gene encoding zinc finger protein PLAG1, encoding MATGTQDHRDHILEKAKLAPSTGRRRRAEGKPKKNFPCQECQKAFNSLEKLKVHSYSHTGERPYRCSHPDCTKAFVSKYKLLRHMATHSPEKNHKCSYCEKMFHRKDHLKNHLHTHDPHKEAFTCQECGKSYNTKLGFKRHLALHAANSGDLTCQVCLQPFPSTGVLLEHLKTHAGKSSGGTKEKKHRCEHCERRFYTRKDVRRHMVVHTGRKDFLCQYCAQRFGRKDHLTRHVKKSHARELLRVKTEPADSLEPIVYDLASGSIKGELPGMLTPRPHQLNMYTGPILDTEPFPTSTHPFSLKYPLGSNFTSYAVSSQEQNLKGDLETYLMELQSSMPSSSSAAQEPQLSSSKLELVPQVSVLEEASEEVSLSKMSTSVAVTVGDSLASSSSLMDFSQLFNFLPLNGPPYSQVGGSGGQGITFPPNEEPTTLAQLPPQAPTGSEAAESPLQGLPSSFISNLTTPTTLPRFHQAFQ